The window TGTCGTTGTACTGCGCGATCATGCCGCAGATCGCGGCCCGGCCGTGCACCTTCATCGCGGAGATCGCCGCCTCCAGGTGGTCGCCGCCGACGTTGTCGAAGTAGACGTCGACGCCGTCCGGGGCGGCGGCCTTCAGCGAGTCGCGCACCGGCCCGTCGTGGTAGTCGAACGCGGCGTCGAAGCCCAGCGCGCGCAGCCGCTCGACCTTGGCCGCCGAGCCCGCGCTGCCGATTACGCGCGCCGCGCCCCGCAGCTTGGCGATCTGGCCGACCAGGCTGCCCACCGCGCCGGCGGCGGCGGAGACGAAGACGGTCTCCCCCGCCTTCATCCCGGCGACGTCCAGCAGCCCGGCGTACGCGGTCAGGCCGGTCATGCCGAGCACGCTCAGGTAGGCGCTGACCGGGGCGAGGTCGGGGTCGACCTTCCGGGCGGCCCGCGCGTCGAGCAGCGCGTACTCGCGCCAGCCGAGGCCGTGCAGCACGGTGTCGCCGGGCTGGAGACCCTCGACCTCGCTGGCCACCACCTCGCCGACCGCCCCACCGTCCAGCGGGGCGTCGAGCGCGAACGGCGGCACGTACGACCTGACGTCGTTCATCCGCCCCCGCATGTACGGGTCGACCGACACGTACCGGTTGCGGACCACGACCTGACCCGGGCCGGGGGTGGGCACCTCGGTCTCGACGAGCCGGAAGTTGTCCGCGGTCGGCCAGCCCTGCGGGCGGGCGGCCAGGTGGATCTCCCGGTTGCGGGTGCTCACAGCGCCTCGCGCACGGTGAGGGTGACCTCGACGTTGCCGCGGGTGGCGTTCGAGTACGGGCAGACCTGGTGGGCCTGCTCGACGACCTGCTCGGCGGCGGCCCGCTCGACGGCCGGGAGGTCGACCAGAAGGGTGACGGCCAGCCCGAAGCCGCCGCTGCCGTTGGCGCCGATGCCGACCTCGGCCTCGACGACCGAGCCGGAGACGTCGACCTTCGCCTTGCGGGCGACCAGGCGCAGCGCCGAGTGGAAGCAGGCGGCGTAGCCGGCCGCGAAGAGCTGCTCGGGGTTGGCGGCGCCGCCGGCGCCACCCATCTCCTTCGGCACGGCCAGGTCGAGCTCGACGGTGCCGTCGGAGGTGCGGACGTGGCCGTCCCGACCGTCCCCGGTGGCCCGGGCGGACGCGGTGTAGAGCACCTGCATGGTGGTCACTGCTCCTTCTGTCGGTGGATCGTCTCGGTGACCCGGGTGAGGGTGTCGCGCAGGGCGACCAGCTCCGCCTCGGTGAGGCCCGTGGCACGGGCGACCCGCAGCGGCACCTCGTCCATCCGGTGCCGCAGGGCCCGCCCGTCGCCGGTCAGGCCCACCTCCACCCGCCGCTCGTCGCGCGCCGACCGGGTCCGGACGACCAGCCCCGCCCCCTCCAGCCGCTTGAGCAGCGGGGAGAGCGTGCCGGAGTCCAGTCGCAGGGCGGCGCCGAGCTCGGAGACCGTGGGGGCGTCGTCGCGCTCCCAGAGCACCAGCAGCACCAGGTACTGCGGGTAGGTCAGGCCGAACTCGTCGAGGACGGGCCGGTAGACGTCGGTGAGGGCGCGCGACGCGGCGTAGAGCGCGAAGCACACCTGCCGGCGCAGTACCAGATGGTCGGTCACCGGGGAACCGTAGCGCGCGATTAGATTGTGCGCAACCGATCAGGTCGCGACGCGGCGCGTCGGGCGGCACCGTCTCGGCGCGCTTCCCGGGGCTCAGCGGTCGCCGAGGTACGCCTCCAACTCCACCTCGACCAGATGGTCCGGGTCGAGCAGGCCGGCCACCACCACCATGGTGGCCGCCGGACGGACCGCGCCGAAGACCACGTTGTGCGCCCGGCCCACCTCGTCGGCGTACGTCCGGTCGGTGACGTACATCCGGGTCCGCACCACGTCCCCGGGCTCCGCGCCCACCTCGGCGAGCGCGTCCAGGCCGATCCGCAGGGCCTGCGCGGTCTGCGCCGCCGCGTCCCCGACGTGGGTGACCACGCCGTCCACCGTCGAGGTGCAGCCGGCCGTCCAGGCCAGGTCGCCGGCCCGGACGACCCGGCAGTAGCCGTACACCGACTCCCAGGGGCCGCCCGAGCCGAGCCGCGTGACGGTCACGCCGCCGCCAGGGTTTCCAGCGCCTGCGCCACGGTGAAGGCGCCCGCGTACAGGGCCTTGCCGGCGATCACGCCCTCCACCCCGATCGGCTCCAGGGTGGCCAGCGCCCGCAGGTCGTCCAGGGTGGAGACGCCGCCCGAGGCGATCACCGGGGCGTCGGTGCGGGCGCAGACCTCGCGCAGCAGGTCCAGGTTCGGCCCGCGCATGGTGCCGTCCTTGGTGATGTCGGTGACGACGTACCGCGCCGCGCCCGCCTTGTCGAGCCGCTCCAGCACCTCGAAGAGGTCGCCGCCGTCACGCGTCCAGCCCCGGGCGGAGAGGGTACGGCCCCGCACGTCGAGCCCGATCGCCACCCGGTCGCCGTACTCCCCGCACACCCGGTCGCACCAGACCGGATCCTCCAGGGCGGCGGTGCCGATGTTCACCCGGGCGGCGCCCGTGCCGAGCGCGGCGTGCAGCGACTCGTCGTCGCGGATGCCGCCGGACAGCTCCACCTTCACGTCGAGCTGCCGCACCACCTCGGCCAGCAGGTGCGCGTTGGAGCCCCGGCCGAACGCGGCGTCGAGATCGACCAGGTGGATCCACTCGGCGCCGTCCCGCTGCCACGCGAGGGCGGCCTCCAACGGGTCGCCGTACGTCGTCTCGCTGCCGGCGGCTCCCTGCACGAGTCGGACGGCCTGGCCGTCGGCGACGTCCACGGCGGGCAACAGGGTGAGGCTCACGGTATTTCTCCTCGAAGTCAGGTGCGACGGTCCAGGGCGATCACCACGATCGCCGGCAGTACGAGCAGCAACAGCACGACCAGCGCGATGCGCAGCGCCAGATCGTCGACGAGCGACCAGATCAGGACCATCGCCACCAGGGTCAGCAGCACGATGGCGGCCCGCTCGCCGCGACTGTGCCGGGGCAGCCGGCCCGTCCGCCCCCGGCACAGCGACGGCGTCAACCGGCGGACCAGTGCCCGCCGCCGCGACCGCCGGGCGGTCCGCCGCTCACGGACGGCCCGCTCCCGGGCGACCTCGGCCTCCCGGGCCGCCCGGCGCCGGGCCCGCTCCTTGCTCACGGCGTGTCCCGCCGGGGGCGCGGTCGTCCGGGTAGCTGTCGACGCGCGACAGGGCGGCCGGCGGCGGGCCGGAGCGGGCCCGCCGCACCGGGCAGGCGCTCAGTCACCGGTGGGAAGCGTGGCGAGCCAGTTGCGCAGCAGCGCGGCACCGGTGTCGGCGGACTTCTCCGGGTGGAACTGCGCGGCGCAGAGCGGACCCTGCTCCACGGCCGCCACGAAGTCCGTCCCGTGGTGGGCGGTGGTGACCGTGGCGCCGGCCTCCGCCAGCGCGCCCGGGTCCCCGACCCCGTACGAGTGCACGAAGTAGAACCGGCTGTCGGCGGGCAGGCCGGCGAAGAGCACCGAACCGGCCGGCGCCGCGACCGTGTTCCAGCCCATGTGCGGCAGCCGGGGGGCGGCCAGCCTGGTCACCCCGCCGGGCAGCAGCCCGAGCCCCTTGGTCACCACCCCGTGCTCGTCGCCGTGTTCGAAGAGCACCTGCATGCCCACGCAGATGCCCAGCACCGGACGGCCGGCGGCGACGCGCTCGGCGATCACCGGGCCGGCGCCGAGGGCCTCGATCCCGGCCATGCAGGCGGCGTACGCGCCCACACCGGGCACCACCAGGCCGTCCGCCTCGGCGGCGGCGGTCAGGTCGTCGGTCACCGTCACGTCCGCGCCGGCGTGGGCCAGGGCCCGCTCGGCCGAGCGCAGGTTGCCCGACCCGTGGTCGAGCACCACCACTCGGCTCACGCGCCCTCCCCCGGCAGCAGCCACAGCACGCCGCCGACCGTGGCCAGCGCGGCGAGCAGCGCCGTGAGGACCACCGCCTTACGCGGAGCGCCCTGCTTGTGCAGCGACAACGCCCCGCCGACCAGCACACCGGCCAGGATCAGCAGCAACGTCGGCAGCACCCCACCCATCAGAGCGCCCCCTTCGTGCTGGGGATCGCGCCCGCCGCGCGCGGGTCGACGGCCGTGGCCTCGCGCAGCGCGCGGGAGACCGCCTTGAACTGGGCCTCCACCACGTGGTGGGCGTCCGGGTGACCGCCGGGGCGGGCCGCCCGCAGCACGTCCACGTGCAGCGTGATCCGGGCCGCCTGGCCGAAGGACTCCCAGATGTGCCGGGTCATGCTGGTCGGGTAGACCGGCCCGATGTAGGGCGCCAGCACCGGCTCGTCGTGCACCACGTACGGGCGGCCGGAGAGGTCGACCGCGGCCCGGACGAGGACCTCGTCCATCGGGACGGTGGCCGAGCCGTACCGCCGGATGCCGGCCTTGTCCCCCAGCGCCTGGTCGAACGCGGCGCCCAGGGCGAGCGCGGTGTCCTCCATCGTGTGGTGGGCGTCGATCTCCAGGTCACCCACGGTGCGCACGGTCAGGTCGAAGCCGCCGTGCCGGGCGATCTGGTGCAGCATGTGGTCGTAGAAGCCGACGCCGGTGCCGATCTCGGCCCGGCCGGTACCGTCGAGGTCGATCTCGACGAGAACCTTCGTCTCCTTGGTGATCCGCTCCACGCGGGCGGTCCGGCTCATTGCTTGCCTTTCGGTCGCGACTGCGGGGGCTCGCACGCTCACTGGATCTTCTCCGCGGCGGCGAGGAAGGCGTCGGTCTCGGCGGGGGTGCCGGCGGTGACCCGCAGCCAGCCCGGCAGGCCGACGTCACGGACCAGCACGCCGGCGTCGAGCAGGGTGCGCCAGGCGGCGGCCTGGTCGCCCCCGACCTCGAACAGCACGAAGTTGGCGTCGCTGTCGGCCACCCGCACCCCCCGCTCGCGCAGCCGCGCCACGATCCGGTCCCGCTGCGCGCAGATCGCGGCCACCGTGTCGAGGAGGGCGTCGCGGTGCGCCAGCGCCGCCCGGGCCGCGGCCTGGGTGAGCGCCGAGAGGTGGTACGGCAGCCGGACCAGCTGCACCGCCGCCACCACCGCCGGGTCGGCCGCCAGGTAGCCCAGCCGGCCGCCCGCGAACCCGAAGGCCTTGCTCATCGTCCGGGTCACCACCAGCCGCGGGTGCCCGGGCAGCACCGCCAGGGCGCTGACCGTGCCGGGGCGGGCGAACTCGGCGTACGCCTCGTCGACGACCACCATGCCGGGCGCGGCGTCCAGCACCGCGGCGACCACCGCCGGGTCGAGGGCGGTGCCGGTCGGGTTGTTCGGCGAGCAGAGGAAGACCACGTCCGGGGCGTGCTCGCGGACCTGGGCGACCGCCTCGTCGGCGCTCAGCCCGAAGTCGACGCCACGGCGGGCCGGCACCCACCGGGTGCCGGTGCCGAGGGCCAGCAGCGGGTGCATCGAGTACGCGGGGACGAAGCCGAGCGCGCTGCGCCCCGGGCCGCCGAACGCCTGGAGCAGCTGCTGCTGGATCTCGTTGGAGCCGTTGGCCGCCCACACCTGCTCGACGGTGAGCCCGTGGCCCAGGTAGCCGGCCAGGTCGGCGCGCAGCGCCACGGCGTCGCGGTCCGGGTAGCGGTTGAGGTCGCGCAGCTCCGCCGCGAGGGCCTTGCCGATCGCGTCCACCACCGGCTCGGGCACCGGGTAGGAGTTCTCGTTGGTGTTCAGCCGCACGGGCACATCGAGCTGCGGCGCCCCGTACGGCGACAGCCCGCGCAGGTCGTCGCGGATCGGCAGGTCGTCGAGCCCGCTCATGCCGCCACCTCGCTTCGCTCGGCGACGGCATCGGGGCTGAGCCTACTGGTTCGCTCGCTCACGCCAGCTCCCCCGGGAAGCGCACCTGGACGGCCCGGCCGTGCGCCGGCAGGTCCTCGACGCCGGCCAGGGTGACCACGTGCGGGGCCACCTCGCGCAGCGCCTGCTCGGAGTAGTCGATCAGGTGGATGCCGCGCAGGAAGGACTGCACCGACAGCCCGGAGGAGTGCCGGGCGCAGCCGCCGGTGGGCAGCACGTGGTTGGATCCGGCGCAGTAGTCGCCGAGCGACACCGGCGACCAGGCGCCGACGAAGATCGCCCCGGCGTTGCGCACCCGCAGCGCCCACTCGCGGGCGTCCCGGGTCTGGATCTCCAGGTGCTCGGCCGCGTACGCGTCGACCACCCGCAGCCCGGCGTCGAGGTCGTCGACCAGGACGACGCCGCTCTGCTCGCCGGTGAGCGCGGTGGTGACCCGCTCGGCGTGCTTGGTGGCCGGCACTTGCCGGGCCAGCTCCCGCTCCACGGCCTCCACCAGCTCGACCGAGGGGGTCACCAGCACGCTGGCCGCGAGGGGGTCGTGCTCGGCCTGGCTGACCAGGTCGGCGGCGACGTGCGCCGGGTCGGCTGTGTCGTCGGCCAGGATGGCGATCTCGGTCGGGCCGGCCTCGGCGTCGATGCCGACGACGCCGCGCAGCAGCCGCTTGGCGGCGGTGACCCAGATGTTGCCCGGCCCGGTGATCATGTCGACCGGGTCGCAGTGCGCGGCGCCCTCGGCGTCGACCGCCGCGCCGTACGCCAGCATCGCGACGGCCTGGGCGCCGCCGACGGCGTAGACCTCGTCGACACCCAGCAGGGCGCAGGCGGCGAGCACCCGGGCGTCGGGCAGGCCGCCGTTCTCCTTCTGCGGCGGGCTCGCCACCACCAGCGAGCGCACCCCGGCCGCCTGGGCCGGCACCACGTTCATCACCACGGTCGACGGATACATCGCCAGGCCGCCGGGGACGTAGAGGCCGACCCGGTCGACCGGCACCCAGCGCTCGGTCACCGTGCCGCCCGGCACCACCTGGGTGGTGTGGTCGGTGCGGCGCTGGTCGGCGTGCACCTTGCGGGCCCGCGCGATCGACTCCAGCAGCGCGGCGCGCACCTCGGGAGCGAGGGTGCCCTCCGCCTCGGCGATCGCCTCGGCGGGCACCCGCAGCACCTCGGGCGAGATCCCGTCGAAGCGCTCACTGGCCTCCCGGATCGCCGGGTAACCATGCTCCCGGACCGCCTCCACGAGGGGGCGGATCCGCTCGACGGCCACGGAGACGTCGAGTTGGGCACGGGGCAGCAGGCGGCGCGGGTCACGGACGCCGCCGCGCAGGTCGATCCGGTTCAACACCCTTGCGAGTCTAGGCGGCCCGCCCGGACGGCGACCGGCGCCGCCCGTACGCCGGGACGGTGAGCCGGGCCACGCCGCCGCGCCGGGATCGGGCTACGCTCGACGCGTGACTGCGCGGCTGCCGGTGTTTCCGCTCGGAATGGTCCTCTTCCCCGGTCTGGTGCTGCCGCTGCACATATTCGAGGAGCGCTACCGCGCCCTGGTCCGGCACCTGGTCGCGCTGCCCGAGGACGCCCCGCGCGAGTTCGGCGTGGTGGCCATCCGGGCCGGCTGGGAGGTCGCCCCCACCGGGCCGGACGGCAAGCCGCTGCCCGGTGGCGGCGACGTCACCCTGCACGAGGTGGGCTGCACCGCTGAGCTGCGGCAGGTCACCGAGCGCCCCGACGGTGGCTTCGACATCGTCACGGTGGGCAAGCGCAGGTTCCGC is drawn from Micromonospora sp. NBC_01740 and contains these coding sequences:
- a CDS encoding NADP-dependent oxidoreductase; translated protein: MSTRNREIHLAARPQGWPTADNFRLVETEVPTPGPGQVVVRNRYVSVDPYMRGRMNDVRSYVPPFALDAPLDGGAVGEVVASEVEGLQPGDTVLHGLGWREYALLDARAARKVDPDLAPVSAYLSVLGMTGLTAYAGLLDVAGMKAGETVFVSAAAGAVGSLVGQIAKLRGAARVIGSAGSAAKVERLRALGFDAAFDYHDGPVRDSLKAAAPDGVDVYFDNVGGDHLEAAISAMKVHGRAAICGMIAQYNDTEPPAAPRNLALVIGKRLTLRGFLVGDHGHLRDEFVREMAGWLRDGRVSYDETVVDGIENAPEAFLGLLRGENLGKMLVRV
- the priA gene encoding bifunctional 1-(5-phosphoribosyl)-5-((5-phosphoribosylamino)methylideneamino)imidazole-4-carboxamide isomerase/phosphoribosylanthranilate isomerase PriA, whose product is MSLTLLPAVDVADGQAVRLVQGAAGSETTYGDPLEAALAWQRDGAEWIHLVDLDAAFGRGSNAHLLAEVVRQLDVKVELSGGIRDDESLHAALGTGAARVNIGTAALEDPVWCDRVCGEYGDRVAIGLDVRGRTLSARGWTRDGGDLFEVLERLDKAGAARYVVTDITKDGTMRGPNLDLLREVCARTDAPVIASGGVSTLDDLRALATLEPIGVEGVIAGKALYAGAFTVAQALETLAAA
- the hisH gene encoding imidazole glycerol phosphate synthase subunit HisH, producing MSRVVVLDHGSGNLRSAERALAHAGADVTVTDDLTAAAEADGLVVPGVGAYAACMAGIEALGAGPVIAERVAAGRPVLGICVGMQVLFEHGDEHGVVTKGLGLLPGGVTRLAAPRLPHMGWNTVAAPAGSVLFAGLPADSRFYFVHSYGVGDPGALAEAGATVTTAHHGTDFVAAVEQGPLCAAQFHPEKSADTGAALLRNWLATLPTGD
- the hisD gene encoding histidinol dehydrogenase yields the protein MLNRIDLRGGVRDPRRLLPRAQLDVSVAVERIRPLVEAVREHGYPAIREASERFDGISPEVLRVPAEAIAEAEGTLAPEVRAALLESIARARKVHADQRRTDHTTQVVPGGTVTERWVPVDRVGLYVPGGLAMYPSTVVMNVVPAQAAGVRSLVVASPPQKENGGLPDARVLAACALLGVDEVYAVGGAQAVAMLAYGAAVDAEGAAHCDPVDMITGPGNIWVTAAKRLLRGVVGIDAEAGPTEIAILADDTADPAHVAADLVSQAEHDPLAASVLVTPSVELVEAVERELARQVPATKHAERVTTALTGEQSGVVLVDDLDAGLRVVDAYAAEHLEIQTRDAREWALRVRNAGAIFVGAWSPVSLGDYCAGSNHVLPTGGCARHSSGLSVQSFLRGIHLIDYSEQALREVAPHVVTLAGVEDLPAHGRAVQVRFPGELA
- a CDS encoding MarR family winged helix-turn-helix transcriptional regulator yields the protein MTDHLVLRRQVCFALYAASRALTDVYRPVLDEFGLTYPQYLVLLVLWERDDAPTVSELGAALRLDSGTLSPLLKRLEGAGLVVRTRSARDERRVEVGLTGDGRALRHRMDEVPLRVARATGLTEAELVALRDTLTRVTETIHRQKEQ
- a CDS encoding RidA family protein → MTVTRLGSGGPWESVYGYCRVVRAGDLAWTAGCTSTVDGVVTHVGDAAAQTAQALRIGLDALAEVGAEPGDVVRTRMYVTDRTYADEVGRAHNVVFGAVRPAATMVVVAGLLDPDHLVEVELEAYLGDR
- a CDS encoding organic hydroperoxide resistance protein; amino-acid sequence: MQVLYTASARATGDGRDGHVRTSDGTVELDLAVPKEMGGAGGAANPEQLFAAGYAACFHSALRLVARKAKVDVSGSVVEAEVGIGANGSGGFGLAVTLLVDLPAVERAAAEQVVEQAHQVCPYSNATRGNVEVTLTVREAL
- the hisB gene encoding imidazoleglycerol-phosphate dehydratase HisB yields the protein MSRTARVERITKETKVLVEIDLDGTGRAEIGTGVGFYDHMLHQIARHGGFDLTVRTVGDLEIDAHHTMEDTALALGAAFDQALGDKAGIRRYGSATVPMDEVLVRAAVDLSGRPYVVHDEPVLAPYIGPVYPTSMTRHIWESFGQAARITLHVDVLRAARPGGHPDAHHVVEAQFKAVSRALREATAVDPRAAGAIPSTKGAL
- a CDS encoding histidinol-phosphate transaminase is translated as MSGLDDLPIRDDLRGLSPYGAPQLDVPVRLNTNENSYPVPEPVVDAIGKALAAELRDLNRYPDRDAVALRADLAGYLGHGLTVEQVWAANGSNEIQQQLLQAFGGPGRSALGFVPAYSMHPLLALGTGTRWVPARRGVDFGLSADEAVAQVREHAPDVVFLCSPNNPTGTALDPAVVAAVLDAAPGMVVVDEAYAEFARPGTVSALAVLPGHPRLVVTRTMSKAFGFAGGRLGYLAADPAVVAAVQLVRLPYHLSALTQAAARAALAHRDALLDTVAAICAQRDRIVARLRERGVRVADSDANFVLFEVGGDQAAAWRTLLDAGVLVRDVGLPGWLRVTAGTPAETDAFLAAAEKIQ